The genomic window TTGGGCTCGCTACTTCCTGCGACGGGGTGGGAGGCGTTTTGAGGGGCTTGGGCCGGCGGTCAGCGCAGAAGCTCCCCCTCCCCAAATCGATGTCGCTCGCTCTGAGTGTCGCCTCGCGGGGAGTTGGGGAGGCGTTAATCGCTGCGGCACAGACGCTGCATGACGTGCTCGTACAGAGCTTCGGAGGGACAATGGCTCGCCATGTGAAAGACCACACGGCGGCTGGTCACCCGAACGCGAGCGGCGATCTTGAGAAGCCGCAGACGGATGGTATCGACGCGCAGGCGTGCTGCCTTCGTGTCAGAAAGTCCCAGGCGACGCACGCCATCGAGCAACACGTATGCAAAGGACGAAAGCATCAAGCGGAACTGGTTGGCCACGAACCTGCTACAACTGGTGCGGTCGGCAAACAGCCCCAATTGTGTCTCCTTGATCCGGTTCTCCATCTCGCCGCGCGGGCAGTAGCGTGTGCGGTAGAACTCTTCCGGATTAATAGCCACCGAGCAAAGCGTTCCCGCATCCTGCAACTGCCGCACCCGCTTGCCGTCGATAGTAACGCGACGATAAGTCGGATCAACGATGCCTTCCTCACTGGGGAGATTCGTGACCACGAAACGCGGGTTGGTGCCCTGGCTGCTATATTCCGCCTTACCCACGACCCAGCGACTGCAATCCCAAGATTTTTGTGTGCGGTAGCGAAACCACTTGAAGACGGACTGCGTGCCCCCATAGAGTCCGTGGCGAATCTGGGCTTGCGTCATTTCGCAAGCGATTTGCTTGTCTAAAACGTTGTTGTGCTGCAAGCCAAAGACGTATCCGACATCGTTTTTATCACACCAACGCATCAAGCGTTCGATGGCAAATCCGCTGTCGCCGCGAATGATGATTTTCACATCGGGCCAGCGGGAGCGGATCTTCTGGATCAGCAATTTGGTAATCGGCCGAGCATGATGGGCGGCCCCGACTTTGCTGGGGCGAAGGTGCGAAACCAACAGGTGGTCGTCACAGAAAACATACAGGGGAAGAAAGCAGTAGCCATCATAAAAGCCGTTGAAATGCCGTTGCTCTTGATTTCCGTGGATCGTGTCGTCGGTGGCATCGTAGTCCAAGATGATTTCTTCGGGCGGTTGCTCATAGCTTTCCAGAAACAGGTCCACAAGGAGCTCGTTCAACCGCAAGATTGTCTTGGTGTCGATCCTGTTCTCTAATCGGGAGTGCGTTGAGGGGCTGGCCAGCGGGGAGTGATCGCCGTCGTAATTGTGTTCCGCGGGAACCCGCCCGGCAGCGACTTGAAACGCCGGGTCGTGTCGCAGCGCGTCGTGGTCGTTGCCATCTTCGTAACCTGCGGCGATGGCAAAGATGCGGGAGGTGAGCAGTTCGGCTTGAGGGTGGACCGTGTGAAGCGGATCGCGAGGATCGGGGATGGCTTGATCGAGCCGTCGAATCAAATCGAGTCTTCGGTCGACCTCTCGCAGAAGCAGCAAGCCACCATCGGTGGTCAGCGTTCCGCCGTCGAAATCAAAATCGACCGCTTGTCGTCGGAGCCGTTTCAAAACGGGGCGTTTTCGTTTACGCTGTGCCATTGCAGAAGCCTCGGGCTTGTCGTGTATGAAGTGTCGTAACTCCAATACATAGCAGGGCTGAGGCTTTTGCGCTATAGGGGCAACCGATAAACGGGTGCATAATCCGGGCTAGCGACCGGTTCCCGCGCGCATCGACTAGGGTGGGAACCGTGGGCTAACGCCCGGCGGCTGATTTACGAACGTGCGGGCTGTTGGTTAGCCGCTTGACCCGTAGCCGCAGTAGCCTCCCGACGCTCTGCACCCACCGCTGGACGTGCCAGGCTCCGCAGGCGCAGGCGAGGTCCGCCCAGCCGTCTCAAGCGAAGCGATCAGGCAGGGCACACCAAACGTCCACGCAAACATCCGCGGCAGCTCGCGCCGGCGCCTGCGGCTACGGGTTAAACGATCTTCCCACGCCTATCCTACGACCGGCAACCAATCCAACACCTGCTGCAATCGTTGCGACAATTTGATGGCGAGCGGATGCCCCTGGCTCCGCGTGACCACGTAGGCGACAAACAACGTATACATCGCCAATAACAAAAACGCTTTGCCTCTTCCCATTTCCACATACTTAACGCCGGTGGCCGTTTGCCCACGCTTGCCGATGTAATAAACCAGAAAACCGAGGATCGTCAGGACCAGCAACAACAACCGCAATTCGCCGCTTTGCTCAACTACCGCCGGAGACATCTCGATCGCGCCGTGCAACAAGGTGTACAGGAACAGCGGAAACCCCAAGGCGAAACAGATGTCAAAGATATTGCTTCCCAAAGCGTTGGCGACCGCATCGTCGTAATCACCGTCGCGAGCATCGCGGATGGAAATCACGGTATCGGGAACACTGGTCGCCATCGAAGCAAAAATCACGGCGACAAACATCGCCGGCATCCCCAACCCGGTGAACTGTTGACCGAACAGCGTGTAGTGGGAGTGAGCCTGATTGCCTGGTCCCGTTCCCAACCATTCGCAAGCCAACACCAACAGATAACAGGCCGCGCCGATGACCGTCGTGGAAGCGAGCAATAAGCCCCAGCCGTTCCAGGTTTCCTGACGCATTTTTTCGCGGTGATGATCCTTGACGAACATACCTTCCAAGTCCAACAGCGGACCGCCCGAGATCCAGTAGAACGCGCTGCCAATCACACCCCGCGGCTCGTCGTCCGGCCGTTCTTCGTCCTCCTCGTCCGCAGCTTCCTGTTCGCCACTTTCCACCGCTTTCATGGTCTTCAGCATGTAAGTCAGATAGAAGGCATACAGCAGCATTAAAACCAGCCCCTGCCACCAATGCAGCCGCCCACCCTGCAACAGCACGATCAACACGAACTCGCAAAGAATCAGCGCGATGCCGTCGCGCAGCAAGACTTTCGTGGAAACGTGTACTGCGGTCACGCGCACCCCCATCACCACAAACCCCACCACGCTGAGAATACAGGCGGCCGGAATGATCATGCCGTTGAACAGGGCACTGCCCGCCGTGGTTCCGATGC from Roseimaritima ulvae includes these protein-coding regions:
- a CDS encoding IS1380 family transposase, encoding MAQRKRKRPVLKRLRRQAVDFDFDGGTLTTDGGLLLLREVDRRLDLIRRLDQAIPDPRDPLHTVHPQAELLTSRIFAIAAGYEDGNDHDALRHDPAFQVAAGRVPAEHNYDGDHSPLASPSTHSRLENRIDTKTILRLNELLVDLFLESYEQPPEEIILDYDATDDTIHGNQEQRHFNGFYDGYCFLPLYVFCDDHLLVSHLRPSKVGAAHHARPITKLLIQKIRSRWPDVKIIIRGDSGFAIERLMRWCDKNDVGYVFGLQHNNVLDKQIACEMTQAQIRHGLYGGTQSVFKWFRYRTQKSWDCSRWVVGKAEYSSQGTNPRFVVTNLPSEEGIVDPTYRRVTIDGKRVRQLQDAGTLCSVAINPEEFYRTRYCPRGEMENRIKETQLGLFADRTSCSRFVANQFRLMLSSFAYVLLDGVRRLGLSDTKAARLRVDTIRLRLLKIAARVRVTSRRVVFHMASHCPSEALYEHVMQRLCRSD
- a CDS encoding sodium:calcium antiporter codes for the protein MGVVIPLTLIFFTCLIIWRACDGFEVASEYIGRNLTEGVRGGTINAISSSVPELFTTLIALFVLSDAEGFSVGIGTTAGSALFNGMIIPAACILSVVGFVVMGVRVTAVHVSTKVLLRDGIALILCEFVLIVLLQGGRLHWWQGLVLMLLYAFYLTYMLKTMKAVESGEQEAADEEDEERPDDEPRGVIGSAFYWISGGPLLDLEGMFVKDHHREKMRQETWNGWGLLLASTTVIGAACYLLVLACEWLGTGPGNQAHSHYTLFGQQFTGLGMPAMFVAVIFASMATSVPDTVISIRDARDGDYDDAVANALGSNIFDICFALGFPLFLYTLLHGAIEMSPAVVEQSGELRLLLLVLTILGFLVYYIGKRGQTATGVKYVEMGRGKAFLLLAMYTLFVAYVVTRSQGHPLAIKLSQRLQQVLDWLPVVG